In a single window of the Amycolatopsis sp. cg5 genome:
- a CDS encoding type VII secretion protein EccE, with protein MSVDAPASGVLTPRVTKPKMSVANAPWILPVRAIQVAIWEIAALAVLLAYTVDGVSQPLQITIAAIAGLIFVATSVRVAGKHLAGWALTWLGHRLRRHDSRRDSPDPLHRIAGALKVRQHVDRAGNRFGVAEIDGGWSAIVRLKGPMTPDTATVVRILRDTYRRADIPLSTAQLLTWTVARGQTGKPYRVHWLTVRYRPDEAPVAALARGGGELGALRSTACAALGLMGALAEAGYESTVLEANELAEELRVALGAGRQAEPVDAWRSWTAGQATQVCFAPVAEHDAIGALDVFVPAAAFTASSYTLRRTPGGKEKADVVIRVGGSDVGASELGVRAVPLHGRHASGVRRSLPLALVS; from the coding sequence GTGTCTGTGGACGCGCCCGCGAGCGGGGTGCTCACACCGCGGGTGACCAAGCCGAAAATGTCGGTCGCGAACGCGCCGTGGATCTTGCCGGTGCGCGCCATCCAGGTCGCGATCTGGGAGATAGCCGCGCTCGCCGTGCTGCTGGCCTACACGGTCGACGGGGTTTCGCAGCCCCTTCAGATCACGATCGCGGCGATCGCCGGGCTGATCTTCGTGGCGACCTCGGTCCGCGTCGCGGGCAAGCATTTGGCGGGCTGGGCGCTCACCTGGCTCGGCCACCGCCTGCGCCGCCACGACAGCAGACGCGACAGTCCCGACCCGCTGCACCGCATCGCGGGCGCGCTGAAGGTCCGCCAGCACGTCGACCGCGCGGGCAACCGCTTCGGCGTCGCCGAGATCGACGGCGGCTGGTCGGCCATCGTCCGCCTCAAAGGCCCGATGACCCCCGACACCGCGACCGTCGTCCGCATCCTGCGCGACACCTACCGCCGGGCCGACATCCCGCTCTCGACCGCGCAGCTCCTCACGTGGACGGTCGCGCGCGGCCAGACCGGCAAGCCGTACCGGGTCCACTGGCTGACCGTGCGCTACCGCCCCGACGAGGCGCCGGTCGCGGCGCTGGCCCGAGGCGGCGGCGAGCTGGGAGCGTTGCGCAGCACGGCCTGCGCCGCGCTCGGCCTGATGGGCGCGCTTGCCGAGGCAGGGTACGAGAGCACCGTTCTCGAAGCGAACGAGCTGGCCGAGGAACTGCGCGTGGCTCTGGGCGCGGGCCGTCAGGCTGAGCCGGTCGACGCTTGGCGCTCGTGGACGGCGGGGCAGGCGACGCAGGTCTGTTTCGCTCCGGTGGCCGAGCACGACGCCATCGGGGCGCTCGACGTCTTCGTCCCGGCGGCGGCTTTCACGGCGAGTTCGTACACGCTGCGGCGCACGCCGGGCGGCAAGGAGAAGGCCGACGTGGTGATCCGGGTCGGCGGCTCGGATGTCGGCGCTTCGGAGCTGGGCGTCCGCGCGGTGCCACTGCACGGCCGGCACGCCTCGGGCGTCCGGCGCTCGCTCCCGCTCGCCCTGGTTTCCTGA
- the eccD gene encoding type VII secretion integral membrane protein EccD produces the protein MTAAVSSGSTRRVTVVTPRARVDVALPPQSTFAELVPQLVRLAAASGQASADHPGWVLSRLGGAPLALGLSVAAAQIRDGEVLHLTPRERPRGPLLFDDVVDSIASVAESGTGAWTPAIARRGGIAAAVALLLGAAVLVQTSAAGTVLAPIGTGLLAVILLLGGGALSRAYGDAGAGAAGALAGVGAALLAGMSALPPHAPFSLAAGPLGAGLATVTVYAVLGAVVVADRLPWFVAVAGSAGLGALTTAFVLLFDARPAAAASVLAVLATALAAVAPMLALRLGRLPLPRVPDDMDSFRANEQPSLGADMVGQTARAQGLLSGLLFALGLLMLASSVVLSFGGPWEGGLVALLGITWMLRSRSYAGAVQRIVLVAFGGAALVCAGFWLVSRGAPAFLFAAGLAVAVGAVVCLFYAGRVARGVRSPYWGRLLDVSEFLALLSLVPFVGMIAGVYEAVRG, from the coding sequence ATGACAGCGGCGGTCTCCTCCGGCTCGACCCGGCGCGTCACGGTGGTCACCCCCCGCGCGCGCGTCGACGTCGCGCTCCCACCCCAGAGCACGTTCGCCGAGCTGGTGCCGCAGCTGGTCAGGCTGGCCGCGGCCTCCGGCCAGGCGTCGGCCGACCACCCAGGCTGGGTCCTGTCCCGCCTGGGTGGCGCGCCGCTCGCGCTCGGCCTCAGCGTCGCCGCGGCCCAGATCCGCGACGGCGAAGTGCTGCACCTGACCCCGCGGGAACGCCCGCGGGGTCCGCTGCTGTTCGACGACGTCGTCGACTCGATAGCCAGCGTCGCCGAGTCCGGCACCGGCGCCTGGACCCCCGCGATCGCCCGCCGCGGCGGCATCGCGGCCGCGGTGGCCCTGCTGCTCGGCGCGGCCGTGCTGGTGCAGACCTCGGCGGCCGGGACGGTGCTGGCCCCGATCGGCACCGGCCTACTGGCCGTGATCCTGCTGTTGGGCGGCGGCGCGCTGAGCCGCGCTTACGGCGACGCGGGCGCAGGTGCCGCCGGAGCCTTGGCCGGGGTCGGCGCGGCTTTGCTCGCCGGGATGTCCGCGTTGCCGCCGCACGCCCCGTTTTCCTTGGCGGCCGGGCCTTTGGGCGCCGGGCTCGCGACGGTGACGGTCTACGCCGTGCTGGGCGCGGTGGTCGTCGCGGACCGGTTGCCGTGGTTCGTCGCGGTGGCGGGTTCCGCCGGGCTCGGGGCGTTGACCACGGCTTTCGTGCTGCTGTTCGACGCACGGCCTGCCGCGGCCGCTTCGGTGCTCGCGGTCTTGGCGACGGCGTTGGCCGCCGTCGCGCCGATGCTCGCCTTGCGGCTGGGGCGATTGCCGCTGCCCCGCGTGCCCGATGACATGGATTCGTTCCGTGCCAACGAACAGCCGTCGCTGGGCGCGGACATGGTCGGGCAGACGGCTCGGGCGCAGGGGCTGCTGAGCGGGCTGCTGTTCGCTCTGGGGCTGCTGATGCTGGCGTCGTCGGTGGTGCTTTCCTTTGGCGGGCCTTGGGAAGGCGGGCTCGTCGCGCTGCTCGGGATCACGTGGATGCTGCGGTCGCGGTCGTACGCGGGCGCCGTCCAGCGGATCGTGCTGGTGGCTTTCGGCGGGGCGGCGTTGGTGTGCGCCGGGTTCTGGCTGGTGTCACGAGGCGCGCCCGCGTTCCTGTTCGCGGCCGGGCTCGCGGTGGCCGTCGGCGCGGTGGTGTGCCTGTTCTACGCGGGCCGCGTCGCGCGCGGGGTGCGTTCGCCTTACTGGGGCAGGCTTTTGGACGTGAGCGAGTTCCTGGCGCTGCTGTCGCTGGTGCCCTTCGTGGGCATGATCGCCGGCGTTTACGAGGCGGTCCGAGGCTAG
- a CDS encoding YbaB/EbfC family nucleoid-associated protein → MTTDPYAVPDMDELLEQVRRQTEEVQRIQRSVEAMEVKAHSRNNEVTVTLRGDGRFTSIDIDPETVRRYDARNLGEIVLEAVNNGLQKLAENSAAKFAPVIEQAGSLES, encoded by the coding sequence TTGACCACCGATCCTTACGCCGTGCCCGACATGGACGAGCTGCTCGAGCAGGTGCGCCGCCAGACCGAAGAGGTCCAGCGCATCCAGCGCTCGGTCGAGGCCATGGAGGTCAAGGCGCACTCGCGGAACAACGAGGTCACCGTGACGCTGCGCGGTGACGGCCGGTTCACCTCGATCGACATCGATCCGGAGACCGTCCGCCGCTACGACGCCCGCAACCTGGGCGAGATCGTGCTCGAAGCGGTCAACAACGGCCTGCAGAAGCTGGCCGAGAACTCGGCGGCCAAGTTCGCGCCGGTGATCGAGCAGGCCGGTTCGCTCGAGTCATGA
- a CDS encoding WXG100 family type VII secretion target: protein MDATAGSGGPITVLPQIYTGQPEQIAKHVAELLKKASDFVGLYTDFKKAADQLSKTWSGSASQSALKKIHDSLESLTKIIGVVRKGAELLGVSGTLIKTAQAAYKAVVGAVNPIVAGLMSNPWTYGAAVALSTATSATLRAFITAIGALLKALGVVQLANQISQLATIIGDIEKLFGSKSTTPAAGGAASTAGNTAISGTPVTNPQAPAPVASASGQAVAGGTGATGTTTAPPFTQYTPPALGGGAAAPGGGAAAPGGAQDSWIPVNGGTGATPPATTLPANGATPPVSAPVTPPVSAPSNGHVIITTDLTTGHSEIQAPAGQDAKVDIDITYNGQHYTEHVNYDVANS, encoded by the coding sequence ATGGACGCCACCGCGGGTTCGGGCGGACCCATCACGGTGCTGCCGCAGATCTACACCGGCCAGCCGGAGCAGATCGCGAAGCATGTCGCTGAGCTGCTGAAGAAGGCCTCTGACTTCGTCGGGCTGTACACGGACTTCAAGAAGGCCGCTGACCAGCTGTCCAAGACCTGGTCCGGCTCGGCTTCCCAGTCGGCGCTGAAGAAGATCCACGACTCGCTCGAATCGCTGACGAAGATCATCGGGGTGGTGCGGAAGGGTGCCGAGCTGCTGGGGGTGTCCGGCACCCTGATCAAGACCGCGCAGGCGGCCTACAAGGCGGTCGTCGGCGCGGTCAACCCGATCGTCGCGGGCCTCATGTCGAACCCGTGGACCTACGGCGCCGCGGTCGCGCTGTCGACGGCGACGAGCGCGACGCTGCGCGCGTTCATCACCGCGATCGGCGCGCTGCTCAAGGCGCTCGGCGTCGTGCAGCTCGCCAACCAGATCAGCCAGCTCGCCACGATCATCGGCGACATCGAGAAGCTGTTCGGCAGCAAGAGCACGACCCCCGCCGCCGGTGGCGCCGCGTCGACCGCGGGCAACACGGCGATCTCGGGCACCCCCGTGACCAATCCGCAGGCGCCGGCGCCGGTCGCTTCGGCGTCCGGTCAGGCCGTCGCCGGCGGCACGGGCGCGACCGGCACGACGACCGCGCCGCCGTTCACCCAGTACACGCCGCCCGCGCTCGGTGGCGGCGCGGCCGCTCCCGGTGGTGGCGCCGCGGCTCCTGGTGGCGCTCAGGATTCGTGGATCCCGGTCAACGGCGGCACGGGCGCGACCCCGCCGGCGACGACTTTGCCCGCGAATGGTGCGACGCCGCCGGTGTCCGCGCCAGTCACACCGCCGGTCTCGGCGCCGTCGAACGGCCACGTGATCATCACGACCGACCTGACCACCGGTCACTCGGAGATCCAGGCACCGGCCGGGCAGGACGCCAAGGTGGACATCGACATCACCTACAACGGCCAGCACTACACCGAGCACGTCAACTACGACGTGGCGAACAGCTAA
- a CDS encoding WXG100 family type VII secretion target, with protein MEYRAEPEEMRSTVGNVGGIILQGVNVVSDLERTIIAPLSFAAMGGAVASANASMQSYQVTALRKLLTLLQQVNDLVRRSADEYDAADRAVAGAYSGNGGGGLMAKIWGTPHQASELATAAIKDSAGAAGEPDSVGNVLRYLGDAGLGQLGEYPVAAARFHGVTDFNDWLGGNADNQARIGVIEVYAGTARGFGDVPGGVHSGDVVVVEGGRPFIGVAGDGGLFYNHGVVDPGIRGLANVSVYRPAS; from the coding sequence ATGGAGTACCGGGCGGAGCCGGAGGAGATGCGGTCCACCGTCGGGAACGTCGGCGGCATCATCCTGCAGGGCGTCAACGTGGTCTCCGACCTCGAACGCACCATCATCGCGCCACTGTCCTTCGCGGCCATGGGCGGCGCCGTGGCCTCGGCCAACGCGTCGATGCAGAGCTACCAGGTCACCGCGCTGCGCAAGCTGCTCACCCTGCTGCAGCAGGTCAACGATCTCGTCCGGCGCAGCGCCGACGAGTACGACGCCGCCGACCGTGCCGTGGCGGGCGCGTACTCGGGCAACGGCGGCGGTGGCCTGATGGCGAAGATCTGGGGAACCCCGCACCAGGCCTCCGAGCTGGCCACGGCGGCGATCAAGGACAGCGCGGGCGCGGCGGGCGAGCCGGACTCGGTCGGGAACGTGCTGCGCTACCTGGGGGACGCGGGTCTGGGGCAGCTCGGCGAATATCCCGTGGCCGCGGCCAGGTTCCACGGGGTGACCGACTTCAACGACTGGCTCGGCGGCAACGCCGACAACCAGGCCAGGATCGGCGTCATCGAGGTGTACGCGGGCACCGCGCGGGGGTTCGGCGACGTGCCGGGCGGGGTGCACAGCGGCGACGTGGTCGTGGTCGAGGGCGGCAGGCCGTTCATCGGCGTCGCGGGTGACGGCGGGCTGTTCTACAACCACGGTGTCGTCGACCCCGGCATCCGCGGCCTGGCCAACGTCAGTGTCTACCGGCCGGCTTCTTGA
- the eccCa gene encoding type VII secretion protein EccCa, with protein MSQRLPMLGEQPAEIVLQSPPMIPKGGSGGMLQLLMFLPMMLGMGAMSFVYIGRDGGAMTWIFGGLFVVVMGGMVVMSLGRGGAAKKAAVNEERRDYQRYLAGLRGQVREIADDQRAEMISLQPDPADLWAYVESGKLWDRRRSAPQFGQIRVGTGPQRLITPLRAPQTVPLEDLDPVSSTSLKHFIRTYSTVNDLPVAISLRSFAAVYLSGRRPDILGLTRSLLAQLVTFHSPTDLRIALCVAGNRSHDWEWAKWLPHATASTAADAAGPRRLVADNVKTLGELLGNDLGERPAFSRKGQSHDHPHIVVVVDGGQTYGEPRLITEAGHFGITVLDVGSEQPRASSTEQILCLHTGPGQLGMVVGEGNDVKLGFLGKPDALDRGSAEALARMLTPLYQGTAVVSETPMSATFGLAALLGIGDPRDTDTAVTWAPRAPRDRLRIPLGVNPEGRPVELDLKESAEGGMGPHGLVIGATGSGKSELLRTLVVGLAVTHSSEKLNLALIDFKGGATFAGMTGLPHTCAVITNLSDDLSLVDRMADAINGEVLRRQELLHAAGNYASVRDYEKARESGVNLKPLPSLLVIIDEFSELLSSRPEFIDLFVTIGRLGRSLGIHLLLASQRLEEGRLRGLDSHLSYRIGLRTFSAQESRAVLGVADAYQLPSVPGSAYLKVDTDTLIRLKAAYVSGDLPPRNLVAAAAAKNSNVLPFTLAPVELPVEIPAMIAAEESTVSTSDGPTETIMSAMVSRLEGQGPEAHQIWLPPLQEPPTLDQLLPPLGIDPERGLCPLGWGGNGRLTVPVALVDKPFEQRRDMLWADFSTAGGHALIVGAPQSGKSILMRTIAGMLALTHTPREVQLFILDMGGGALAPLSGLPHTSGYATRRDAQRCRRVVAELTTLLEQREEFFAAHGIESIATFRQRRAEFTESRDDREFGDVFLFVDNWTTIRQEYEKLEEQITALAQRGLGFGIHVIISLNQWMGIRAPLRDAIGTRFELRLGDPADSIIDRKTAQNVPADAPGRGLTADKLHFLGALPRVDSDQRPATIGDGGVDLVERLSLAWQGPRAPQVRLLPAEIPLDSLPPAPGKQVLLGIAESNLGPVALDFGSDPHFLAFGDVESGKSSLLRALAQGIMRAYSPDEAAIVVADYRRGLLDAVTGRHLLGYAGSETVLTGLIKECEQAMRSRLPGPDVTADQLRNRSWWKGPELFILVDDYELVAQVGRNPLLPLLEFLPQARDIGLHIILARGAGGAGRALFEPVLQRIRELGSPGLVMAGSKDEGVLLGDVKPGPQPPGRGTLVSRRHGTGLIQIAWTKPADS; from the coding sequence ATGTCCCAGCGTTTGCCGATGCTCGGCGAGCAGCCAGCCGAGATCGTCCTGCAGTCACCGCCGATGATCCCCAAGGGCGGGTCCGGCGGAATGCTGCAGCTGCTCATGTTCCTGCCGATGATGCTGGGCATGGGCGCGATGTCGTTCGTCTACATCGGACGCGACGGCGGGGCGATGACCTGGATCTTCGGCGGCCTGTTCGTCGTGGTGATGGGCGGCATGGTGGTGATGTCGCTGGGCAGGGGCGGCGCGGCGAAGAAGGCGGCGGTCAACGAGGAACGCCGTGACTACCAGCGTTATCTGGCCGGTCTCCGTGGCCAGGTCCGGGAAATCGCCGACGACCAGCGCGCCGAGATGATCTCGCTGCAGCCGGATCCGGCGGACCTGTGGGCCTACGTGGAGTCGGGGAAACTGTGGGATCGGCGCAGATCCGCCCCGCAGTTCGGCCAAATCCGTGTCGGGACGGGGCCACAACGGCTGATTACGCCGTTGCGTGCCCCGCAGACGGTGCCGCTGGAAGACCTGGACCCGGTTTCCTCCACCAGCCTCAAGCACTTCATCCGCACCTACTCCACGGTGAACGACCTGCCGGTTGCCATCTCATTGCGATCCTTCGCGGCCGTATACCTGTCCGGCCGCCGCCCGGACATACTCGGGCTGACCCGTTCGCTGCTGGCGCAACTGGTCACCTTCCACTCCCCGACCGATCTCCGGATCGCACTGTGTGTCGCCGGAAATCGGTCACACGACTGGGAATGGGCGAAGTGGCTGCCCCACGCGACGGCGTCGACGGCAGCCGACGCGGCCGGTCCTCGCAGGCTGGTCGCCGACAATGTCAAGACGCTCGGCGAGCTGCTGGGCAACGATCTCGGCGAGCGCCCCGCGTTCAGCCGGAAAGGACAGAGCCATGACCATCCGCATATCGTGGTCGTCGTCGACGGTGGCCAAACCTACGGAGAACCGCGACTGATCACCGAAGCGGGTCATTTCGGGATCACCGTGCTCGACGTCGGCAGCGAGCAGCCGCGCGCGTCGTCGACCGAGCAGATCCTGTGCCTGCACACGGGTCCCGGGCAGCTCGGCATGGTCGTCGGCGAGGGCAACGACGTCAAGCTGGGCTTCCTGGGCAAGCCGGACGCGCTCGACCGCGGCTCGGCCGAGGCGCTGGCCCGCATGCTCACCCCGCTGTACCAGGGCACGGCCGTGGTCAGCGAGACGCCGATGTCGGCGACGTTCGGGCTCGCCGCGCTGCTCGGCATCGGCGACCCCCGCGACACCGACACCGCCGTGACCTGGGCGCCGCGCGCGCCGCGTGACCGGCTGCGCATCCCGCTCGGCGTGAACCCCGAGGGCCGCCCGGTCGAGCTGGACCTCAAGGAGTCGGCCGAAGGCGGTATGGGCCCGCACGGCCTCGTCATCGGCGCGACCGGGTCGGGCAAGAGCGAGCTGTTGCGCACGCTCGTGGTCGGCCTGGCTGTCACACACTCGTCAGAAAAGCTGAACCTGGCGCTGATCGACTTCAAGGGTGGCGCGACCTTCGCCGGGATGACCGGGCTGCCGCACACCTGCGCGGTCATCACCAACCTGTCCGACGACCTCTCGCTGGTCGACCGGATGGCCGACGCGATCAACGGCGAGGTGTTGCGGCGTCAGGAACTCCTGCACGCGGCGGGCAACTACGCCTCGGTGCGCGACTACGAGAAGGCACGCGAGAGCGGCGTCAACCTCAAGCCGCTGCCGTCGCTGCTGGTGATCATCGACGAGTTCTCGGAGCTGCTTTCCTCACGCCCCGAATTCATCGACCTGTTCGTCACCATCGGACGGCTCGGGCGCTCGCTCGGCATCCACCTGCTGCTCGCCTCGCAGCGGCTCGAAGAGGGCAGGCTGCGCGGCCTCGACTCGCACCTGTCCTATCGGATCGGCCTGCGCACGTTCTCCGCGCAGGAAAGCCGCGCGGTGCTCGGTGTCGCGGACGCGTACCAGCTGCCGTCGGTGCCGGGTTCGGCGTACCTGAAGGTCGACACGGACACGCTGATCCGGCTCAAGGCCGCCTACGTCTCCGGTGACCTGCCACCGCGCAACCTGGTCGCGGCCGCGGCGGCCAAGAACTCGAACGTGCTGCCGTTCACCCTGGCGCCGGTCGAGCTGCCGGTCGAGATTCCGGCGATGATCGCCGCCGAAGAGTCCACAGTGTCCACTTCGGACGGTCCGACCGAGACGATCATGAGCGCGATGGTCTCGCGGCTGGAGGGCCAAGGCCCCGAGGCACACCAGATCTGGCTGCCGCCGCTGCAGGAACCGCCCACTTTGGACCAGCTGCTGCCGCCGCTGGGCATCGACCCCGAGCGTGGCCTGTGCCCGCTCGGCTGGGGCGGCAACGGCAGGCTGACGGTCCCGGTCGCGCTGGTGGACAAGCCGTTCGAGCAGCGCCGCGACATGCTGTGGGCCGACTTCTCGACGGCGGGCGGGCACGCGCTGATCGTCGGCGCGCCGCAGAGCGGCAAGTCGATCCTGATGCGGACGATCGCCGGGATGCTCGCGCTGACGCACACCCCGCGCGAGGTGCAGCTGTTCATCCTGGACATGGGCGGCGGCGCGCTGGCCCCGCTTTCGGGGCTGCCGCACACTTCCGGCTACGCGACCCGCCGTGACGCGCAGCGCTGCCGGCGCGTCGTCGCCGAGCTGACGACGCTGCTGGAACAGCGTGAGGAGTTCTTCGCCGCGCACGGCATCGAGTCGATCGCGACCTTCCGCCAGCGGCGCGCGGAGTTCACCGAAAGCCGGGACGACCGCGAATTCGGCGACGTGTTCCTGTTCGTGGACAACTGGACGACCATCCGGCAGGAATACGAGAAGCTGGAGGAGCAGATCACCGCGCTCGCCCAGCGCGGCCTCGGGTTCGGCATCCACGTGATCATCTCGCTGAACCAGTGGATGGGCATCCGCGCGCCGTTGCGCGACGCCATCGGCACCCGGTTCGAGCTGCGTCTCGGTGACCCGGCCGACTCGATCATCGACCGCAAGACCGCGCAGAACGTGCCCGCCGACGCGCCGGGCCGCGGGCTCACCGCGGACAAGCTGCACTTCCTCGGCGCGCTCCCCCGCGTCGACTCCGACCAGCGCCCGGCCACGATCGGCGACGGCGGCGTCGACCTCGTCGAGCGGCTTTCGCTGGCGTGGCAAGGACCCCGCGCGCCCCAGGTGCGCCTGCTGCCCGCCGAGATCCCGCTGGACTCGCTGCCGCCGGCGCCCGGCAAGCAGGTGCTGCTCGGTATCGCGGAGTCGAACCTCGGGCCGGTCGCGCTCGATTTCGGGTCCGATCCGCACTTCCTGGCGTTCGGCGACGTCGAGTCCGGCAAGAGCTCGCTGCTGCGCGCGCTCGCGCAGGGCATCATGCGCGCCTACAGCCCGGACGAGGCCGCGATCGTGGTCGCCGACTACCGGCGCGGGCTGCTCGACGCGGTCACCGGACGGCATTTGCTCGGCTACGCGGGTTCGGAAACCGTGCTGACCGGGTTGATCAAGGAATGCGAACAGGCAATGCGTTCGCGACTTCCCGGCCCCGACGTCACCGCCGATCAATTGCGCAACCGTTCGTGGTGGAAAGGCCCGGAACTGTTCATCCTGGTGGACGATTACGAGCTCGTCGCGCAGGTCGGCCGTAACCCGCTGTTGCCTTTGCTGGAGTTCTTGCCGCAGGCACGCGACATCGGACTGCACATAATCCTGGCCAGAGGCG